In one Umezawaea sp. Da 62-37 genomic region, the following are encoded:
- a CDS encoding MAB_1171c family putative transporter: MGELLRQYGPPVLAWLLFLSRRRREDGPRRSVRWVLLGFAVSLTVLTPAVYSAGAAVGAPDLARLVGHAAMLVVVWAGLEFMAQMNGSPRGPRWHAWWIAGWFAVMCVLFALAPDLLPQSPWILEYCVVYLVAQGPGLVRIAGLCLRYAGMAGDAALRWGLRMIAAGAVGSGLYLVHKVLRTAISRIDFAYPLSHAAVTGKVLPTASTVLVLLGAAIPAAVGWLRRYRLFRQLGPLWTALYRADPGIALDPPTLPDVLVLGRLRPRLYRRVIEIRDGLLALQPHRKPGVAADAREQAEVAGFEGEQLEAVVEAVAVASALRSRAEGDAPGTPEAPVAGGGNLDSDTAFLSRVSLAYRRYEAAPRCAGVRAGRSR; encoded by the coding sequence ATGGGTGAGCTGCTGCGCCAGTACGGCCCACCGGTGCTGGCCTGGCTGCTGTTCCTGTCCCGGCGCAGGCGCGAGGACGGTCCACGCCGGTCGGTGCGGTGGGTGTTGCTGGGGTTCGCGGTGTCGCTGACCGTGCTCACCCCCGCGGTGTACTCGGCGGGTGCGGCCGTCGGCGCTCCGGACCTGGCGAGGTTGGTCGGGCACGCGGCCATGCTGGTCGTCGTGTGGGCGGGACTGGAGTTCATGGCCCAGATGAACGGGTCGCCGCGGGGTCCCCGGTGGCACGCCTGGTGGATCGCCGGGTGGTTCGCGGTGATGTGCGTGCTGTTCGCGCTCGCGCCGGACCTGCTGCCGCAGTCGCCGTGGATCCTGGAGTACTGCGTGGTGTACCTGGTGGCGCAGGGTCCGGGGCTGGTCCGGATCGCGGGGTTGTGCCTGCGGTACGCCGGGATGGCGGGGGACGCGGCCCTGCGGTGGGGGTTGCGGATGATCGCGGCCGGGGCGGTGGGCTCGGGGCTGTACCTGGTGCACAAGGTGCTCCGGACGGCGATCTCGCGGATCGACTTCGCCTACCCGCTCAGCCACGCGGCGGTGACGGGCAAGGTGCTGCCCACCGCCTCGACCGTGCTGGTGCTGCTGGGCGCCGCGATCCCCGCGGCGGTCGGCTGGCTGCGCCGCTACCGGCTCTTCCGACAGCTCGGTCCACTGTGGACCGCCCTGTACCGCGCCGATCCCGGTATCGCCCTCGATCCTCCCACCCTGCCGGACGTCCTGGTGCTGGGCCGGTTGCGGCCGCGGCTGTACCGGCGGGTGATCGAGATCCGCGACGGGTTGTTGGCGTTGCAGCCCCATCGGAAGCCCGGCGTCGCCGCCGACGCCCGTGAGCAGGCGGAGGTGGCGGGGTTCGAGGGGGAACAGCTGGAGGCCGTCGTCGAGGCGGTCGCAGTGGCCTCCGCGCTGCGTTCCCGCGCCGAGGGCGACGCGCCCGGCACACCGGAGGCGCCGGTGGCCGGCGGCGGGAACCTCGACAGCGACACCGCGTTCCTGAGCCGGGTGTCGCTCGCCTACCGCCGGTACGAGGCCGCGCCCCGGTGTGCGGGGGTCAGGGCCGGTAGGTCGCGATGA
- a CDS encoding Gfo/Idh/MocA family oxidoreductase: MSTPSGPVGVGVIGAGVISDTYLENLTGFPDVRVLALADLDTARAAAQAAKHGVAKSGGVAELLADPAVEIVVNLTIPAAHVGVGLTALDAGKHVWTEKPLALDRESARELLDRANDRGLRVASAPDTVLGAGLQTARRAIEAGRIGEPRTALAVFQTPGPESWHPAPEFLFQAGGGPLLDMGPYYVTTLVQLFGPIRRVTATSGRARDTRVIGKGPRAGTEFAVTVPTTVMALVEFAGGGSAQLVLSFDSAVVRTGLVEIGGTLGTAVLPDPNTFDGSTALHLGGRGEPEALEAQGHSASRGTGVLELARAIRAGAVERASGELAYHVLDAMLSIDESASLGRSVDVASTVDVPPALPEDWDPRASTL; encoded by the coding sequence GTGAGCACGCCGTCGGGCCCCGTGGGCGTCGGCGTCATCGGCGCGGGGGTCATCAGCGACACCTACCTGGAGAACCTCACCGGCTTCCCCGACGTCCGGGTGCTGGCGTTGGCCGACCTCGACACGGCGCGGGCCGCCGCGCAGGCCGCCAAGCACGGCGTCGCCAAGTCCGGTGGGGTGGCCGAACTGCTGGCCGACCCGGCGGTCGAGATCGTCGTCAACCTGACGATCCCGGCCGCGCACGTGGGGGTCGGTCTCACCGCGCTGGACGCGGGCAAGCACGTGTGGACCGAGAAACCGCTGGCGCTGGACCGGGAGTCCGCGCGCGAGCTGCTCGACCGCGCGAACGACCGGGGGCTGCGGGTGGCCAGCGCCCCGGACACCGTGCTCGGCGCGGGTCTGCAGACCGCGCGGCGGGCGATCGAGGCGGGGCGGATCGGCGAGCCGCGCACCGCGTTGGCGGTCTTCCAGACGCCGGGGCCGGAGAGCTGGCACCCGGCGCCGGAGTTCCTGTTCCAGGCCGGTGGCGGGCCGCTGCTGGACATGGGGCCGTACTACGTGACCACGCTGGTGCAGCTGTTCGGTCCGATCCGGCGGGTCACCGCCACCTCCGGCCGGGCGCGGGACACCAGGGTGATCGGCAAGGGGCCGCGCGCGGGCACGGAGTTCGCGGTGACGGTGCCGACGACGGTCATGGCGCTGGTCGAGTTCGCGGGCGGGGGTTCGGCGCAGCTGGTGCTGAGCTTCGACTCGGCGGTGGTCCGCACGGGGCTCGTCGAGATCGGGGGCACGCTCGGCACGGCCGTGCTGCCGGACCCGAACACCTTCGACGGGTCGACCGCACTGCACCTGGGCGGTCGGGGCGAACCGGAAGCACTGGAGGCGCAAGGACATTCGGCGTCGCGCGGCACCGGCGTCCTGGAACTGGCCCGCGCGATCCGGGCGGGGGCGGTGGAACGGGCGTCCGGCGAGCTGGCCTACCACGTGCTCGACGCGATGTTGTCGATCGACGAGTCGGCCTCCCTCGGGCGCTCGGTGGACGTGGCGAGCACGGTGGACGTGCCGCCCGCGCTGCCGGAGGACTGGGACCCGCGCGCGAGCACGCTCTGA
- a CDS encoding TetR/AcrR family transcriptional regulator, giving the protein MSTEPRRHRAARHARPAAEVAAPAPRKKPITVERITDAALEVVAAEGYDALTIRRVAAVLGTGPSSLYAHIVNKDDIDDLLIGRLYAGVVLPEPDPATWRGQLVGVYTQIRDLYLEYPGVSRAALAMVPTNLETLRVGEGILAILLAGGVEPRTAGWARDALSLYVSAYALEQSLVRRRHQGQEWVLGHEELLDRFTALPAEQFPNTRRHAAELVSGTGPDRFEFALGLLMGALRPASG; this is encoded by the coding sequence ATGTCCACCGAGCCCCGCCGGCACCGCGCAGCCCGCCACGCCCGACCCGCGGCTGAGGTCGCCGCGCCCGCGCCGCGCAAGAAGCCGATCACCGTCGAACGGATCACCGACGCCGCACTGGAGGTCGTCGCCGCCGAGGGGTACGACGCGCTGACCATCCGCCGGGTCGCCGCCGTGCTCGGCACCGGCCCGTCGTCGCTGTACGCGCACATCGTCAACAAGGACGACATCGACGACCTGCTGATCGGCAGGCTCTACGCCGGGGTCGTGCTCCCGGAACCGGACCCGGCCACCTGGCGCGGACAACTGGTCGGGGTGTACACGCAGATCCGCGACCTGTACCTGGAGTACCCCGGCGTCTCGCGCGCCGCACTGGCCATGGTGCCGACCAACCTGGAAACGCTGCGGGTCGGCGAGGGGATCCTGGCGATCCTGCTCGCCGGCGGCGTCGAACCGAGGACTGCCGGGTGGGCCCGCGACGCGCTGTCCCTCTACGTCAGCGCCTACGCGCTGGAGCAGTCGCTGGTCCGGCGGCGGCACCAGGGCCAGGAATGGGTGCTCGGCCACGAGGAGTTGCTGGACCGCTTCACCGCACTGCCCGCCGAGCAGTTCCCGAACACCCGACGCCACGCCGCCGAACTGGTCTCGGGTACCGGACCCGACCGCTTCGAGTTCGCCCTCGGCCTGCTCATGGGCGCTCTGCGGCCCGCGTCCGGTTGA
- a CDS encoding TIM barrel protein, whose protein sequence is MSTLSVQLYSVRDAFAADPTDTLRRIAALGFTRVEPYGVTQNADVLRKGLPEHGLTAPTAHAQLIGVDQDPVFAVAAECGIGVVIDPYVDAEKWSAPADISATAAALNEAAAVAAKHGVRIGYHNHWWELESRIDGRSALEVFVDQLDPAVVLEVDTYWATAGGEDAPALLRRLGAKVHAIHVKDGDLATDGTGQVPAGRGRVPVAEVLAAAPQALRVIEFDAYDGDVFEGIAASRAYFSEADR, encoded by the coding sequence ATGAGCACACTCTCCGTGCAGCTGTACTCCGTCCGCGACGCCTTCGCCGCGGACCCGACGGACACCTTGCGGCGGATCGCCGCGCTCGGTTTCACCCGCGTCGAGCCCTACGGCGTGACGCAGAACGCCGACGTGCTGCGCAAGGGCCTTCCCGAACACGGCCTGACCGCGCCCACCGCCCACGCTCAGCTCATCGGCGTCGACCAGGACCCGGTGTTCGCCGTGGCCGCCGAGTGCGGCATCGGCGTCGTCATCGACCCCTACGTCGACGCCGAGAAGTGGAGCGCCCCCGCGGACATCTCCGCGACGGCCGCCGCGCTCAACGAGGCCGCGGCCGTCGCGGCCAAGCACGGGGTGCGGATCGGCTACCACAACCACTGGTGGGAACTGGAGTCCCGGATCGACGGGCGCAGCGCGCTCGAGGTGTTCGTCGACCAGCTCGACCCGGCCGTCGTGCTCGAGGTGGACACCTACTGGGCCACCGCGGGCGGCGAGGACGCGCCCGCGCTGCTGCGCCGCCTCGGCGCCAAGGTGCACGCGATCCACGTGAAGGACGGCGACCTGGCCACCGACGGCACCGGCCAGGTGCCGGCGGGCCGGGGCAGGGTGCCCGTGGCCGAGGTGCTCGCGGCGGCGCCGCAGGCGTTGCGCGTGATCGAGTTCGACGCCTACGACGGCGACGTGTTCGAGGGCATCGCCGCCAGCCGCGCCTACTTCTCCGAAGCCGACCGGTGA
- a CDS encoding dihydrofolate reductase family protein → MARIVVVESVSLDGVAQAPGRPDEDTRGGFGHGGWAGPYADGTAMAKMGEGMARTTAMLFGRRTYEDFFGYWPKQTDGNPFTPVLDNATKHVASRTLEEPLPWRNSVLLAGEAADSAAVLKKELDGDVVVLGSLELVRTLAAAGLVDEYLLLIHPILLGTGKRLFPDGGPSGGLRLVDSTTSTTGVVIATYRP, encoded by the coding sequence ATGGCGCGGATCGTGGTAGTCGAGAGCGTGTCCCTGGACGGCGTGGCCCAGGCGCCCGGACGTCCGGACGAGGACACCAGGGGCGGGTTCGGGCACGGCGGGTGGGCCGGGCCCTACGCGGACGGCACGGCGATGGCGAAGATGGGCGAGGGCATGGCCCGGACCACCGCGATGCTGTTCGGGCGGCGCACCTACGAGGACTTCTTCGGGTACTGGCCGAAGCAGACCGACGGCAACCCGTTCACCCCCGTGCTCGACAACGCCACCAAGCACGTCGCGTCGCGCACGCTGGAGGAGCCGCTGCCGTGGCGGAACTCCGTGCTGCTGGCGGGGGAGGCCGCGGACAGCGCGGCGGTGCTGAAGAAAGAGCTCGACGGCGACGTCGTCGTGCTCGGCAGCCTGGAACTCGTGCGCACGCTGGCGGCCGCGGGCCTGGTGGACGAGTACCTCCTCCTGATCCACCCGATCCTGCTGGGCACCGGGAAGCGGCTGTTCCCCGACGGCGGGCCGTCCGGCGGGCTGCGGCTGGTCGACAGCACCACGAGCACCACCGGCGTGGTCATCGCGACCTACCGGCCCTGA
- a CDS encoding FAD-dependent monooxygenase produces MRVSVVGAGLGGLALAQGLRGAGIGVDVFERDPGIVARFQGYRLVLDPTGFQAVRDCLPTRWHPLLDEIVMDASTEQLVLDPRLKEIGRLGAGRTGVVVDRQVLRHLLLTGLTVHTDAALTGYDVLADGRVRARFAHRDPATADLLVGADGVTSAVRGVLSPRTTPTDTGVRFVIGRTPLTDEFASLSRAYGSKITGDGVSLLLGAMRFRTPPKQAAERLAPEVALPDIGDYVRWAMILPPNGSLEDLTARDAVLSRMGGWHPDLRALVEQADPDNGALLSIRVVEPGERWASGPVTLLGDAIHATSPTGGNGANTALRDADLLRRRLIEADQGRRDLLGAVDDYERRMFEYGSEAVRGSLAKLPAFVPGAAPS; encoded by the coding sequence GTGCGGGTTTCCGTTGTCGGAGCCGGTCTGGGAGGGCTGGCCCTCGCGCAGGGTCTGCGTGGTGCGGGGATCGGGGTCGACGTGTTCGAGCGCGATCCGGGGATCGTCGCGCGGTTCCAGGGCTACCGGCTCGTGCTGGACCCGACCGGGTTCCAGGCGGTGCGCGACTGCCTGCCGACGCGCTGGCACCCCCTGCTGGATGAGATCGTCATGGACGCCTCCACCGAGCAGTTGGTCCTGGACCCGCGGCTGAAGGAGATCGGCAGGCTCGGCGCGGGCCGGACCGGCGTCGTGGTCGACCGGCAGGTGCTGCGACACCTGTTGCTGACCGGCCTCACCGTGCACACCGACGCCGCGCTGACCGGGTACGACGTGCTGGCCGACGGTCGTGTCCGAGCTCGGTTCGCCCACCGCGACCCGGCCACCGCCGACCTGCTCGTCGGCGCGGACGGCGTCACCTCCGCGGTCCGCGGGGTGCTGTCGCCGCGGACCACCCCGACCGACACCGGCGTCCGGTTCGTCATCGGCCGCACCCCGCTGACCGACGAGTTCGCGAGCCTGTCCAGGGCCTACGGCTCGAAGATCACCGGCGACGGCGTCAGCCTGCTGCTCGGCGCGATGCGCTTCCGCACCCCGCCGAAGCAGGCCGCCGAGCGCCTGGCCCCCGAGGTCGCGCTGCCCGACATCGGCGACTACGTGCGCTGGGCCATGATCCTGCCGCCGAACGGTTCGCTGGAGGACCTGACCGCGCGGGACGCCGTGCTGTCCAGGATGGGAGGGTGGCACCCCGACCTGCGCGCGCTGGTCGAGCAGGCCGACCCGGACAACGGCGCGCTGCTGTCCATCCGGGTGGTCGAGCCCGGTGAGCGCTGGGCGTCCGGCCCGGTCACGCTGCTCGGCGACGCGATCCACGCCACCTCGCCGACCGGCGGCAACGGCGCGAACACCGCGTTGCGCGACGCCGACCTGCTGCGCCGCCGTCTGATCGAGGCCGACCAGGGCCGCCGGGACCTGCTCGGCGCGGTCGACGACTACGAGCGGCGGATGTTCGAGTACGGCTCCGAGGCCGTGCGCGGCAGTCTCGCGAAACTGCCCGCCTTCGTCCCCGGAGCCGCACCGTCCTGA
- a CDS encoding helix-turn-helix domain-containing protein has protein sequence MPDNAGERTLAAKVDHLFRTVHPRTGGEYSFEEVAEAIRAKGGPTISATYLWQLRKGLRDNPTKRHLEVLAGFFGVPPAYFFDDAETERIDTELALLTALRDAPIRQIALRVNGLSPKSLEAITEMVDRVRELEGLPKPTPDATP, from the coding sequence ATGCCCGACAACGCCGGCGAGCGGACCCTCGCCGCGAAGGTGGACCACCTGTTCCGCACCGTCCACCCGCGCACCGGCGGCGAGTACTCGTTCGAGGAGGTCGCGGAGGCCATCCGGGCGAAGGGCGGCCCGACCATCTCGGCGACCTACCTCTGGCAGCTGCGCAAGGGCCTGCGCGACAACCCGACCAAGCGGCACCTCGAGGTGCTGGCGGGCTTCTTCGGCGTTCCGCCCGCGTACTTCTTCGACGACGCCGAGACCGAGCGCATCGACACCGAGCTGGCGCTGCTGACCGCGCTGCGCGACGCGCCGATCCGGCAGATCGCCCTGCGCGTCAACGGGTTGTCCCCCAAGAGCCTGGAGGCGATCACCGAGATGGTCGACCGGGTGCGCGAACTGGAAGGACTGCCCAAGCCCACGCCGGACGCGACCCCGTGA
- a CDS encoding peptidase inhibitor family I36 protein yields the protein MFAFNRKFGQAAFAVVGAAMLVMSGTTNASAAARNGVCDSGEFCYYWGANNTGSISDFTTSVPDYGTTQPTCYDFKGPGTGQGQCIKNNARSVWNRTSGIVRVYYNSNYGGTFQPIAAGYKGNLNSTLSDNNASHKFL from the coding sequence ATGTTCGCGTTCAATCGAAAGTTCGGCCAGGCTGCTTTCGCGGTCGTGGGGGCCGCAATGCTGGTGATGTCCGGTACGACCAACGCGTCCGCAGCGGCGCGCAACGGTGTGTGCGACTCAGGAGAGTTCTGCTACTACTGGGGTGCCAACAACACCGGGTCGATCTCGGACTTCACCACTTCCGTGCCGGACTACGGCACGACGCAGCCGACCTGCTACGACTTCAAGGGGCCCGGTACTGGTCAGGGGCAGTGCATCAAGAACAACGCCAGGTCCGTCTGGAACCGCACGAGCGGGATCGTCCGCGTGTACTACAACTCCAACTACGGCGGGACGTTCCAGCCCATCGCAGCGGGCTACAAGGGCAATCTGAACAGCACGCTCTCGGACAACAACGCGTCCCACAAGTTCCTGTAG
- a CDS encoding serine hydrolase domain-containing protein codes for MSSVLGDWVQEGWVSGALLTVEDSAGVRADAAGEAEVGGYFRIGSVTKTFVATVVLQLVDEGRVGLDDPVGAYVDGVPNGDRMTVRQVLNHTSGLYDYAHEEGLSTNRWRGAARFREYRPAELLAVAASREPYFEPGGGWHYSNTNYVVAGMLVERVTGRAYGEEVRARVLRPLGLAHTIVPGRWAGLPLPHAHGYTEVDGQRVDATLMNPSLDWAAGEMISTADDLNRFFDALLGGGLTSPASLAAMRQTVPTGTIFAYGLGLQRFDLPCGRSVWGHGGELIGYLTYATRADDGRRAALSYNPLGEGLPGEDLIGLFGSVYC; via the coding sequence ATGTCGAGTGTGCTGGGTGATTGGGTGCAGGAGGGGTGGGTGTCCGGTGCGCTGCTCACCGTCGAGGACTCGGCGGGGGTGCGCGCGGACGCCGCCGGTGAGGCCGAGGTCGGCGGGTACTTCCGCATCGGGAGCGTGACCAAGACGTTCGTGGCGACGGTGGTCCTCCAGCTCGTGGACGAGGGCCGGGTCGGGTTGGACGACCCCGTGGGCGCGTACGTGGACGGCGTGCCGAACGGGGATCGGATGACGGTCCGGCAGGTGCTCAACCACACCAGCGGGCTGTACGACTACGCGCACGAGGAAGGCCTGTCGACCAACCGGTGGCGGGGTGCGGCCAGGTTCCGCGAGTACCGGCCCGCCGAACTGCTGGCGGTGGCGGCGTCGCGGGAGCCGTACTTCGAGCCCGGAGGCGGCTGGCACTACTCGAACACCAACTACGTCGTGGCCGGGATGCTGGTCGAACGGGTCACCGGACGGGCCTACGGCGAGGAGGTGCGGGCGCGGGTGCTGCGGCCGTTGGGGCTGGCGCACACCATCGTGCCGGGTCGGTGGGCCGGACTGCCGCTACCGCACGCCCACGGCTACACCGAGGTCGACGGGCAACGGGTCGACGCGACCCTGATGAACCCGTCGCTGGACTGGGCGGCAGGCGAGATGATCTCCACCGCGGATGACCTCAACCGGTTCTTCGACGCCCTGCTCGGCGGCGGGCTGACCAGCCCGGCCTCCCTCGCGGCCATGCGGCAGACCGTGCCGACCGGCACGATCTTCGCCTACGGCCTGGGTCTGCAGCGCTTCGACCTGCCGTGCGGGCGCTCGGTGTGGGGTCACGGCGGCGAGCTCATCGGCTACCTCACCTACGCCACCCGCGCCGACGACGGCCGCCGCGCCGCGCTGTCGTACAACCCGCTGGGCGAGGGCCTGCCGGGTGAGGACCTGATCGGGCTGTTCGGTTCCGTGTACTGCTGA
- a CDS encoding helix-turn-helix domain-containing protein — MRSVDPDTGAAPQVVAHFDALVEARAGLEVTVRAAAVLAGCPAGLLDRGRRLRMRVLPDGRRADGEPTGVVVPLPAHHDGAVVWLERPSDVDRARSELDGVLVERFAAAIAVALDRTRAGSPAVDPAAVELLLDQTADENTRATAARRLGLAEDARFAVTVGIGAAAGPRSLTARIGDFDVVVEPAYQAREPFGKCSATGPAVGPLDLPRSYQQARTALRFTAEDEPGPTHLDVDALGGVLALAEGCDSPAAVAETALLDRVVPTYPWALATLTAVVTEPSLRSAAVALHVHHSTLQNRAELLGQALGYPVAGPDGRMRLAVALALRRLRRNRW, encoded by the coding sequence ATGCGATCGGTGGATCCGGACACGGGGGCGGCGCCGCAGGTGGTCGCCCACTTCGACGCGCTCGTCGAGGCCCGTGCCGGGCTGGAGGTGACGGTGAGGGCGGCCGCCGTGCTCGCGGGCTGCCCCGCCGGACTGCTCGACCGCGGACGCCGACTGAGGATGCGGGTGCTGCCGGACGGGCGGCGGGCGGACGGTGAGCCCACCGGGGTCGTGGTGCCGCTGCCCGCCCACCACGACGGTGCCGTGGTGTGGCTGGAAAGGCCGTCCGACGTGGACCGGGCGAGATCCGAACTGGACGGGGTATTGGTGGAGCGGTTCGCCGCCGCGATCGCGGTCGCGCTGGACCGCACCCGCGCGGGTTCGCCAGCGGTGGACCCTGCGGCCGTGGAACTGCTGCTGGACCAGACCGCGGACGAGAACACGCGCGCCACCGCGGCCCGCCGCCTCGGGCTCGCCGAGGACGCCAGGTTCGCGGTGACCGTCGGCATCGGCGCCGCCGCAGGCCCGCGCTCCCTCACCGCGCGGATCGGGGACTTCGACGTCGTGGTCGAACCCGCCTACCAGGCCCGTGAACCGTTCGGGAAGTGCTCGGCCACCGGCCCCGCGGTCGGACCGCTGGACCTCCCGCGGTCCTACCAGCAGGCCAGGACCGCGCTGCGGTTCACCGCCGAGGACGAGCCGGGGCCGACCCACCTGGACGTCGACGCGCTGGGCGGCGTCCTCGCGCTCGCCGAGGGGTGCGACTCCCCCGCCGCGGTCGCCGAGACGGCACTGCTGGACCGGGTCGTCCCGACCTACCCGTGGGCCCTGGCCACCCTCACCGCCGTGGTGACCGAACCCAGCCTGCGGAGCGCGGCGGTCGCGCTGCACGTGCACCACTCGACGTTGCAGAACCGGGCGGAACTGCTCGGCCAGGCGCTGGGCTACCCGGTCGCCGGGCCGGACGGGCGGATGCGGCTGGCGGTCGCGCTGGCGTTGCGCAGACTCCGCCGCAACCGCTGGTAG
- a CDS encoding M4 family metallopeptidase translates to MELRRPLVVVATSAMVAALFTATTAAQAQPSANGVQTADVMAVQAASSLVADRPAALHASTADTFVQHEVISSTNGLKYIPYDRTYKGLPVVGGDFVVVTNSTGQVLDTSVAQDTTINLASTTPKVAKADAEATAKAQLPTVDSVGAAQLVTYALGTPALAWQSTVVGRNAEGPSKLDVVVDAATGKVLHTQEHVMRGTGNSGWNGPVTLNTTHVGTTYSLKDPTLTNVSCQDAANNTTFSGTDDAWGNGTATNRETGCVDVLFAAQTESKMLTQWLGRNGFDGSGGGWPMRVGLNDQNAYYDGSQVQIGKNTAGQWIGSLDVVAHELGHGIDDHTPGGISGSGTQEFVADVFGASTESFANESSPYDVPDFLVGETINLVGSGPIRNMYNPSALGHANCYSSSVPGSEVHAAAGPGNHWYYLLANGSSPTNGQPTSSTCNSSTVTGVGVQTAMKIFYNAMLIKTTGSSYLKYRTWTLTAAKNLFPGSCTEFNKVKAAWDAVSVPAQSADPTCSATGTVTVTSPGNQSTATGTAVSLPLSASGGTAPYTWSATGLPAGLSINASTGTISGTPTTAGTSSVTVTANDSAAHSGTASFSWTVGTTGGCSGQKLVNPGFESGATTWTASSGVIGQHGSSGQATHGGTWNAWMNGYGTARTDTLSQSVAIPAGCHASLTFYLHIDSAETTATTAYDKLTVTGGTTTLGSYSNLNKATGYVLKTIDVSSFAGSTLALKFSGVEDSSLQTSFVIDDGAITLS, encoded by the coding sequence ATGGAACTGAGACGCCCACTTGTCGTGGTCGCGACCAGTGCGATGGTCGCCGCCCTGTTCACCGCCACCACCGCCGCCCAGGCGCAGCCGTCCGCCAACGGGGTCCAGACGGCCGACGTCATGGCCGTCCAGGCCGCGTCGAGCCTGGTCGCGGACCGCCCGGCCGCGCTGCACGCCAGCACGGCGGACACCTTCGTCCAGCACGAGGTGATCTCCTCGACGAACGGGCTCAAGTACATCCCGTACGACCGCACCTACAAGGGGCTGCCGGTCGTCGGCGGCGACTTCGTCGTCGTCACGAACTCGACCGGTCAGGTGCTCGACACCTCGGTCGCGCAGGACACCACGATCAACCTCGCCAGCACCACCCCCAAGGTGGCCAAGGCGGACGCGGAGGCCACGGCGAAGGCCCAGCTGCCCACTGTGGACAGCGTCGGCGCCGCCCAGCTCGTCACCTACGCCCTGGGCACGCCCGCCCTCGCGTGGCAGAGCACGGTCGTCGGCCGCAACGCCGAGGGCCCCAGCAAGCTCGACGTCGTCGTGGACGCCGCCACCGGCAAGGTGCTCCACACGCAGGAGCACGTCATGCGCGGCACCGGCAACAGCGGCTGGAACGGTCCGGTCACGCTGAACACCACGCACGTCGGCACCACGTACTCCCTGAAGGACCCGACCCTCACCAACGTCAGCTGCCAGGACGCCGCTAACAACACGACGTTCAGCGGCACCGACGACGCGTGGGGCAACGGCACCGCGACCAACCGCGAGACCGGCTGCGTCGACGTCCTGTTCGCCGCGCAGACCGAGAGCAAGATGCTCACCCAGTGGTTGGGCCGCAACGGCTTCGACGGCTCGGGCGGCGGCTGGCCCATGCGCGTCGGCCTGAACGACCAGAACGCCTACTACGACGGCAGCCAGGTCCAGATCGGCAAGAACACGGCGGGCCAGTGGATCGGCTCCCTCGACGTCGTGGCGCACGAACTCGGCCACGGCATCGACGACCACACCCCCGGCGGCATCTCGGGCAGCGGCACGCAGGAGTTCGTCGCGGACGTCTTCGGCGCCTCGACCGAGTCCTTCGCGAACGAGTCCTCCCCGTACGACGTGCCGGACTTCCTGGTCGGCGAGACGATCAACCTCGTCGGCAGCGGCCCGATCCGCAACATGTACAACCCCTCCGCGCTCGGGCACGCCAACTGCTACTCCAGCTCGGTCCCCGGCTCCGAGGTCCACGCGGCCGCCGGTCCCGGCAACCACTGGTACTACCTGCTGGCCAACGGCTCCAGCCCGACCAACGGGCAGCCGACCAGCTCCACCTGCAACAGCTCCACGGTGACCGGTGTCGGCGTCCAGACCGCGATGAAGATCTTCTACAACGCGATGCTGATCAAGACCACCGGCAGCTCGTACCTGAAGTACCGCACCTGGACGCTGACCGCGGCGAAGAACCTCTTCCCCGGTAGCTGCACCGAGTTCAACAAGGTCAAGGCCGCCTGGGACGCCGTCAGCGTTCCCGCCCAGTCCGCCGACCCGACCTGCTCCGCGACCGGCACCGTCACGGTGACCAGCCCCGGCAACCAGTCCACCGCCACCGGCACCGCCGTCAGCCTGCCCCTCTCGGCCAGTGGCGGCACCGCGCCGTACACCTGGTCCGCGACCGGCCTGCCCGCCGGCCTGTCGATCAACGCCTCCACCGGCACCATCTCCGGCACCCCGACCACCGCGGGCACCTCCAGCGTCACGGTGACCGCGAACGACTCCGCCGCCCACAGCGGCACGGCGTCGTTCAGCTGGACGGTCGGCACCACCGGCGGCTGCTCGGGCCAGAAGCTGGTCAACCCCGGCTTCGAGTCCGGCGCCACCACCTGGACCGCCTCCAGCGGCGTCATCGGCCAGCACGGCTCCAGCGGCCAGGCCACCCACGGCGGCACCTGGAACGCGTGGATGAACGGCTACGGCACCGCCCGCACCGACACCCTGTCCCAGTCGGTCGCGATCCCGGCGGGCTGCCACGCCAGCCTGACGTTCTACCTGCACATCGACTCCGCCGAGACCACCGCCACGACCGCCTACGACAAGCTCACCGTCACCGGCGGCACCACCACCCTCGGCAGCTACTCCAACCTCAACAAGGCCACCGGCTACGTCCTCAAGACGATCGACGTGTCCTCGTTCGCGGGCTCGACCCTCGCGCTGAAGTTCAGCGGTGTCGAGGACAGCTCGCTGCAGACGTCCTTCGTCATCGACGACGGCGCCATCACGCTGAGCTGA